AAAAGCAATAAAAGAGTAATCCGTATAAAAAAATGGAGCCATAAAAAAACTGCGGAATTTATAGTCTCTCTCCTGCTTAATCCAGCAGTGCTAGAGaccaattttttagaaatgctGGAGACGGCTCTGTTTACTTTGACTACAGATTACTATATGTTACTTGTTCcagattattatatttttatctttaacacATATATGATTATTGTTaatgtatgtttttctttttgatgtGTTCAAATAGCTTCATTACTGTCAAGTATTTGGCCGtctgtttttatttgtcattggAGTAGCTCACACACAAGTTTTTAATGACTTCAACTCACTTAACTTCTCCAAGATGTTATACTGGACTCAGATATTCATTGATAACAATCCTGGCCTCCAGTTCTTAAAACCTGATTGGAACGTAAACGATTTCCATTACTATGTCCTTCAGGATGGCTTGTACTTGCAAAACTATCCTCTTGTTTACGCCCGTATTCCGACACTCTGTTCTAGTCAGTCAAAAACAAACGCACTTTATAATCAATTaagcaaaacaacttttaaccTTTCAGATTATGAAAAGCATTTTGAATTCAAGTACTCTTCAAATGATATGATATTTTCAGAGGTGCTTAATAAGTACTTTGAACACTACGCTAAACAGCACACGTGTATAGAGTTAATTTCGGCAATGGTTCCGTGCATATGTCTCTACCCAACAATTATTGCTActctttatcaaaatataaatcagTTTCATCCATTGGTGAGAAAGTGGATGCAATTAAACAAGTCTCCAGGAAATGCATGTAAAATTGCTCAAAGTGAGTAGAccataacaatatttttgtgtATATTATAGTCGACtgtaatatacaaataatagaTAGTAACACAAACTAGTCATGTTTGTGTTActatcttttatttgtttattacagtcgacaaaattatatttgtatatatttgtatattacaGTCGACACAAATACAACTAGTTATGTTTAtgctattatcattttcataagGGTATTGAATAATTGGTTTATATAATAGCAAAAGTCAATATAGACAAGGGTAAATTTGTTAGTGAGGTAGTCTGGCAATTGAAACAGCTGCATTTAGATGAATAAGGTAATTTATTAATACGAAGAACTTAACTGATATTAAGATTAGAATAACTTTTTGTAGCTTGTTGTTACAATACGTATCATTACGCAAATATTTAGGGACAGTTATACGGGGTAGTGCACCCACCCCTCCTCCCAAAGAAGGcgttttttaagttatagtcggttttttgAGTACTGTAGCTAGTTAGTCGGGCATTTGACACATTTCAGTTGggtaatttttagttttgataaccttttttttatatatatatataagaaaatacttttgagtatTCACCCCCTCCTCCCCTTCCTTGCGTTTTGTTCGTAGAATCGTGGCTGAATGATAATATGGTATAAGCTTCTCTGATTAAAGttgcttaatttaaataatgttgtcCTATTTAGTAATCGCTCACACCATGG
This portion of the Hydra vulgaris chromosome 13, alternate assembly HydraT2T_AEP genome encodes:
- the LOC136089409 gene encoding uncharacterized protein LOC136089409, which codes for MIFSDKPLLHYCQVFGRLFLFVIGVAHTQVFNDFNSLNFSKMLYWTQIFIDNNPGLQFLKPDWNVNDFHYYVLQDGLYLQNYPLVYARIPTLCSSQSKTNALYNQLSKTTFNLSDYEKHFEFKYSSNDMIFSEVLNKYFEHYAKQHTCIELISAMVPCICLYPTIIATLYQNINQFHPLVRKWMQLNKSPGNACKIAQNVLIDYGISNAPPLASFNKSIQFEYSLFAVKSQNRLNSASTAENIFLSYQFWLFFIFNFFCLF